A section of the Phacochoerus africanus isolate WHEZ1 chromosome 4, ROS_Pafr_v1, whole genome shotgun sequence genome encodes:
- the LOC125124015 gene encoding olfactory receptor 8K3-like: MAWMDQWNQTVLSEFILVGITDLRELQAPFFGLFLSIYAISVVGNLGMIFLTKVDSRLQTPMYFFLRHLAFIDLGYSTAVGPKMLVNFVADRNTISYHWCAIQLAFFILFIISELFILSAMAYDRYVAISHPLRYAVVMSQRVCWVLVAVPYLYSASLSLITTIKIFISSFCGYNVIRHFYCDSLPLLALLCSSTLEIELFIQICSVFNLGSSLLIVLVSYILILKAILRMSTAQGRRKAFSTCGSHLTVVVVFYATLSFMYMQPKSSHSFDTDKMASVFYTLVIPMLNPMIYSLRNKEVKGALHRMWKNLHKHPL, translated from the coding sequence ATGGCTTGGATGGACCAGTGGAATCAAACTGTGCTGAGTGAATTCATCCTCGTGGGAATCACAGACCTGCGTGAGCTGCAGGCTCCCTTCTTTGGGCTGTTCCTCAGCATCTATGCCATATCGGTGGTGGGCAACTTGGGCATGATCTTCCTCACCAAGGTGGACTCACGTCTCCagacacccatgtacttctttctcaGACACCTGGCTTTCATTGATCTTGGTTATTCCACGGCAGTGGGACCCAAAATGTTGGTAAACTTTGTAGCTGATCGAAATACAATCTCCTATCATTGGTGTGCCATACAGCTGGCTTTCTTCATCTTGTTCATCATCAGTGAACTTTTCATTCTGTCGGctatggcctatgaccgctacgtggccatctctCACCCTCTGCGCTATGCTGTAGTTATGTCACAAAGAGTCTGCTGGGTGCTGGTAGCAGTCCCCTATCTTTACAgtgcttctctttctctgataACCACCATAAAGATATTCATTTCATCCTTCTGTGGCTATAACGTCATCCGTCATTTCTACTGTGACAGTCTCCCCTTGTTGGCTTTGCTGTGCTCAAGCACACTGGAAATCGAGCTGTTCATACAGATCTGTTCAGTGTTTAATTTGGGTTCATCTCTTCTGATCGTGCTTGTGTCCTACATACTGATCCTTAAGGCGATCCTCAGAATGAGTACCGCCCAGGGCAGGCGCAAGGCTTTCTCCACCTGTGGGTCTCACCTGACAGTGGTCGTTGTATTCTACGCAACGCTATCCTTTATGTACATGCAGCCCAAGTCCAGTCACTCCTTCGACACTGATAAAATGGCCTCTGTGTTTTACACGTTGGTAATCCCCATGCTGAATCCCATGATCTACAGCTTGAGGAACAAAGAAGTAAAAGGTGCTTTGCATAGGATGTGGAAAAATCTGCACAAACACCCTCTATGA
- the LOC125124446 gene encoding olfactory receptor 8K3-like codes for MAWVDKHNLTMLNEFILMGITDIPELQAPLFGLFLVVYLISVVGNLGLSILIKIDCRLQTPMYFFLRHLAFTDFGYSTAVGPKMLANFAVDQPTISYHGCATQLMFFSVFITSELFILSAMAYDRYVAICHPLLYMGLMSPRLCQALVTIPYLYSLFLSLLTIIKIFGASFCGYNAMRHFYCDSLPLIALLCSDTYEIKLVILIFSAFNLLSSLLIVLVSYIFILATVLKMNSAESRRKAFSTCGSHLTVIVIFYGTLFFMYVQPKSSDSLDADQVASLFYTLVIPMLNPMIYSLRNKEVKNALPRAWRMCANILFKTHSRIH; via the coding sequence ATGGCCTGGGTGGACAAACACAATCTGACCATGTTGAATGAATTCATCCTAATGGGAATCACAGACATCCCTGAGCTGCAGGCTCCACTGTTTGGACTCTTCCTCGTAGTTTACCTGATCTCAGTGGTGGGTAACCTAGGCTTGAGCATCCTTATTAAGATAGACTGTAGGCTACAAacacccatgtactttttcctcagaCACCTGGCTTTCACTGATTTTGGTTACTCAACAGCTGTGGGACCCAAAATGCTAGCAAATTTTGCTGTAGATCAACCTACAATATCTTATCATGGGTGTGCTACCCAGCTCATGTTCTTCAGTGTGTTTATCACCAGTGAACTTTTCATTCTGTCGGcaatggcctatgaccgctatgtggccatctgtcaccctCTGCTCTACATGGGCCTCATGTCACCAAGATTATGTCAGGCACTAGTGACAATCCCCTACCTATACagcctctttttgtctttgctgaCCATCATAAAAATTTTCGGTGCATCGTTTTGTGGCTATAATGCCATGAGGCATTTCTACTGTGATAGTCTGCCATTGATAGCTTTGCTCTGCTCAGATACATATGAAATTAAATTGGTAATTCTGATCTTTTCAGCTTTTAATTTGCTGTCATCTCTTCTGATAGTCCTTGTGTCCTATATTTTTATCCTTGCCACCGTCCTCAAGATGAATTCTGCAGAAAGCAGGCGCAAGGCTTTCTCCACCTGTGGATCTCATTTGACAGTGATAGTCATATTCTATGGGACTCTCTTCTTTATGTATGTGCAGCCCAAGTCCAGCGATTCCCTTGATGCTGATCAAGTGGCCTCTTTATTTTACACTTTAGTGATACCCATGCTGAATCCTATGATCTACAGTTTGAGGAACAAAGAGGTAAAAAATGCGCTACCTAGAGCCTGGAGAATGTGtgcaaatattctttttaaaactcaCTCTAGGATACACTAA